The region GGGTCAAGGATTACTGGGGCAAGGACCTGGCGGTCAATCGCGGCAAGTACAACTTCGACCGCATGGAAGTCGAGTTCTACCGCGACAGCGACGTGGCCTTCGAAGCCTTCAAGGCCGGCGAATTCGACATCTACATCGAGCATCAGGCGAAGAACTGGGACAACGGTTATAACTTCCCGGCCGTCACCCGTGGCGATGTGATCAAGGCGCAGATCCCGCACCAGATCCCGACCCAGAGCCAGGGCCTGTTCATGAATACCCGGCGCCCGACTTTTTCCGAGGTCAAGGTCCGCGAAGCGCTGGGGCTGATGTTCGATTTCGAGTGGACCAATCGCACGCTGTTCAGCGGCGCCTACAAGCGCGCCACCAGTTACTACCCCAACAGTGAATTCGAGGCCACCGGCCTGCCGGTTGGTCACGAATGGCTGATGCTCAAGCCCTATCGCGAACAGTTGCCCGCCAAGCTCTTCGTCGAGCCCTTCAGCCTGCCGCAGACCGACGGCCGCGGCATCCCCCGGGAAACCTTGCGCAAAGCCTTGGGCCTGCTCAACGAGGCCGGCTGGAAGCTCAACGGCCAACGGGTCGAAAACGCCAAAGGCCAGCCGCTGCGGTTTGAGATTCTGCTGGTCAACCCAAACCTGGAACGCATCCTTCAGCCCTACGTCGAGAACCTCGCCAGCATCGGCATCGACGCCCGGCTGCGTACGGTGGATCGCGCCCAGTACAAACAACGCCTGGATCAGTTCGATTTCGACATGATCCTGATGACCCTCAACCAGACCCTCAGCCCGGGACTGGAGCAATGGCAGTACTTCCATTCCAGCCAGGCCGGGGTCAAGGGCAGTAAAAACTACGCGGGCATCGCCAACCCGGTGGTCGATCATTTGCTTGAGCAACTGCTCGCCGCGCAGACTCGCGATGAACAGGTCGCCGCCGGCAAGGCCTCGACCGGGTGCTGCTGTGGCAGCACTACAGCATTCCCAACTGGTACCTTAATTATCATCGCCTGGCCTACCGCAACCGGTTCGCCTTCGTCACCACGCCGCCCTACACCCTGGGCATTTCTGCGTGGTGGCTGAAATCTTCGGAGAAAGGTCAATGAACCCCGTACGCGCTCTGCTCTTGCAGGCCAGCGGTCTGTTGTTCGCCGGGCTGGCCTGCGCCGCCCCGCAACATGCCCTGACCCTGTACAACGAGCCGCCGAAATACCCGGCCGACTTCAAGCACTTCGATTACGTCAACCCTGACGCGCCCAAGGGCGGGATCTTCCGCCAGGCCGGTTTCGGCGGGTTCGACAGCCTCAACCCGTTCATCAGCAAAGGCGTGCCGGCCGACGATATCGGGATGATCTACGACACCCTGGCCAAGCAAGGCCTGGACGAACCGTTCACCGAATACGGGTTGATCGCCGGCAAGATCGAGAAGGCCCCGGACAACAGCTGGGTGCGTTTCTACCTGCGCCCGGAAGCGCGGTTCCACGACGGTCACCCGGTGCGCGCCGAAGACGTGGTGTTCAGTTTCGAGACCCTGATCAAGGACGGCGCCCCGCTCTATCGCGGCTACTACAGCGACGTCGCGGAGGTGGTCGCCGAAGACCCGCTGACGGTGCTGTTCAAGTTCAAGCACAACAACAACCGCGAGCTGCCGCTGATCCTCGGCCAGTTGCCGGTGCTGCCAAAACATTGGTGGGCGACCCGCGACTTCAACAAAGGCAACCTGGAAATCCCGCTGGGCAGCGGCCCCTACAAGGTCAGCGAAGTGAAGGCCGGGCGGTCGGTGCGTTACGAACGGGTCAAGGATTACTGGGGCAAAGACCTGCCGGTAAACCGTGGTTTTTACAACTTCGACGTGATGACCTCCGACTATTACCGCGACAACACCGTGGCCCTCGAAGCACTCAAGGCCGGGCAGTTCGATTACTGGCTGGAGATGACCGCGAAGAACTGGGCCAATGCCTACAACATCCCGGCCGTTACCGAAGGTCGGTTGATCAAGGAACAGATTCCCAACGGCAACCCGACGGGCATGCAAGGCTTCGTGTTCAACCTGCGTCGCCCGGTGTTCCAGGACATCCGCGTGCGTCAGGCCCTGACGTTGCTGCTGGATTTTGAATGGACCAACAAGCAACTGTTCAACGGCGCCTATGCGCGCACTCGCAGTTTCTTCGAAAACTCGGAAATGGCCGCCACCGGCCTGCCGGACGCCGATCAACTGGCAATCCTCGATCCGTTCCGCAGCAAGCTGCCGGCCGAGGTGTTCAGCGAGGCGTTCCAAAACCCGACGACCGACGCCAGCGGCATGATTCGCACCCAGCAACGCAAGGCCTATCAGTTGTTGCAAGAGGCCGGCTGGCGGATCGTCGATGACAAAATGGTCGATGCCACCGGCAAACCGGTGAGCATCGAATTTCTGCTGGCCCAGACCGAATTCGAACGGGTGCTGTTGCCATTCAAGCGTAACCTCAGTGACCTCGGCATCGATCTGGTGATTCGCCGGGTTGACGTCTCGCAGTACATCAACCGCGTGCGCTCCCGGGACTTCGACATGATCGTCGGCAGCTTCCCGCAGTCCAGCTCGCCGGGCAACGAACAGCGCGAGTTCTGGATGTCCGCCGCCGCCGATAAACCCGGCAGCCGCAACTCCATGGGCCTGAAAGACCCGGTGGTGGACCAATTGGTCGAGGAACTGATCAACGCCGATTCGCGTAAAAGCCTGGTAGCCCACGCCCGGGCGCTGGACCGCGTGCTGCAATGGGGTTATTACGTGATCCCCAACTGGCACATCAAGACCTGGCGCGTGGCCTACTGGAACCACATCGGCCACCCAAAAATTTCACCCAAGTACGACGTCGGCATCGCCACCTGGTGGGTCAAGCCTGACGCAAAACCGGCTGTAGAAGTCGAAACCAAACTGCAAGCCGACCCTGCGGGCACGGAGTAATCAGATGCTGGCGTATATTTTTCGGCGACTGCTGCTGATCATCCCGACCTTGTTCGGTATTTTGCTGATCAATTTCCTGATCATCCAGGCCGCTCCCGGTGGCCCGGTGGAACAGATGATCGCCAAGCTCGAAGGCTTTGAAGGCGCCACCAGCCGCATCGCCGGTGGCGGTGCCGAAGTCTCGGTGGCAGGCTCGGCCTATCGCGGCGCCCAGGGCCTGGACCCGGCGCTGGTCAAGGAAATCGAGCACATGTACGGCTTCGACAAATCGGCGCCGGAACGCTTGTGGATCATGGTCAAGAACTACGCGACCCTGGATTTCGGCGACAGCTTCTTCCGCGACGCGAAGGTCATCGACCTGATCAAGGAAAAGATGCCGGTGTCGATCTCCCTCGGGCTGTGGAGCACGCTGATCATGTACCTGGTATCGATCCCGCTGGGGATCGCCAAGGCCACGCGACACGGCAGCCATTTCGACGTCTGGACCAGTTCGGCGATCATCGTCGGTTACGCAATCCCGGCGTTCCTGTTTGCCATCCTGCTGATCGTGGTGTTTGCTGGCGGTAGTTATTTCGACTGGTTCCCGCTACGGGGCCTGACCTCGAACAACTTCGCCGAACTGAGCATGGGCGGCAAGATTCTCGATTACTTCTGGCACCTGGCCCTGCCGGTGACGGCGCTGGTGATCGGCAACTTCGCGACCATGACCTTGCTGACCAAAAACAGCTTCCTTGATGAAATCAACAAGCAGTACGTGGTCACCGCGAAAGCCAAGGGCCTGACCAATCACCGAGTGCTTTACGGCCACGTATTCCGCAACGCCATGCTGTTGGTGATCGCCGGGTTCCCGTCGGCGTTCATCGGCATTTTCTTTACCGGCTCGCTGCTGGTGGAAGTGATTTTCTCCCTCGACGGCCTCGGCCTGATGAGTTTTGAAGCGGCGATCAACCGCGATTACCCGGTGGTCTTCGGCACGTTGTTTATCTTCACGTTGTTGGGGCTGGTGGTGAAACTGATCGGCGACCTCACCTACACCCTGGTCGATCCGCGTATCGACTTCGAACACCGGGAGCATTGAGATGAACCTGTCTCCCCTCAATCGCCGTCGTTTCGAATTGTTCAAGGCCAACAAGCGTGGCTGGTGGTCGCTGTGGCTGTTTCTGATCCTGTTCGGCGCCAGCCTCGGTGCCGAATTGATTGCCAACGACAAACCGCTGGTCGTGCATTACGACAACAGTTGGTATTTCCCGGCACTCAAGCGCTACCCGGAAACCACCTTCGGCGGTGAATTCCCGCTGGAAGCCAACTACAAGAGCCCTTACATCCGCGAACTGCTCAAGGCCAAGGACGCCTGGATTCTGTGGGCGCCGATCCCTTACAGCTACCAGAGCATCAACTACGACCTGAAAGTCCCGGCCCCGGCACCGCCCTCGGCAGACAACCTGCTGGGCACCGACGATCAGGGCCGCGATGTGTTGGCCCGAGTGATTTACGGCTTCCGGATTTCGGTGTTGTTTGCCCTGACGCTGACCATTCTCAGCTCGATCATCGGCGTGATCGCCGGGGCCTTGCAGGGTTTCTATGGCGGCTGGGTCGATCTGGCCGGGCAGCGTTTCCTCGAGATCTGGTCCGGGCTGCCGGTGCTCTATCTGCTGATCATCCTCGCCAGTTTCGTCCAGCCGAACTTCTGGTGGTTGCTGGGGATCATGCTGCTGTTTTCGTGGATGAGCCTGGTGGACGTGGTCCGTGCCGAGTTCCTCCGTGGCCGTAACCTTGAATACGTGCGCGCGGCCCGGGCGCTGGGGATGCAGAATGGCGGAATAATGTTCCGCCACATCCTGCCCAACGCCATGGTCTCGACCATGACCTTCATGCCGTTCATCCTGACCGGCGCCATTGGCACGCTGACGGCGCTGGACTTCCTCGGTTTCGGTTTGCCGGCCGGCAGCCCGTCGCTCGGCGAACTGGTGGCCCAGGGCAAATCCAACCTGCAGGCGCCGTGGCTCGGCATGAGCGCGTTTGCGGTACTGGCGTTGATGTTGAGTTTGCTGGTGTTTATCGGCGAGTCCGCTCGCGATGCCTTCGACCCGAGGAAGTGAAATGAATCAGGACAATCTGATCGAAGTGCGCGACCTCGCCGTCGAATTCGTCGTCGGCGAGCGCGTGCAGCGGGTGGTCGAAGGCGTCAGCTTCGATATCAAGCGCGGCGAAACCCTGGCCTTGGTGGGCGAAAGCGGCTCCGGAAAATCGGTGACCGCGCACTCGATCCTGCGCCTGCTGCCCTACCCGCTCGCCCGGCACCCGTCCGGCACCATCGAATATTCCGGGCAAGACCTGCTGAGCCTGAAAGAGAAAACCATCCGTCACATCCGTGGTAACCGGATCGCGATGATCTTCCAGGAGCCGATGACCTCGCTCAATCCGCTGCACTCAATCGAGAAGCAGATCAATGAGGTGCTGGGCATTCACAAGGGTTTGACCGGCAAAGTCGCGACCAAGCGCACGCTGGAGCTGCTGGAGATGGTCGGCATCCCCGAGCCGCACAAGCGCCTCAAGGCCCTGCCTCACGAATTGTCCGGCGGCCAGCGGCAACGGGTAATGATCGCCATGGCCCTGGCCAACGAGCCGGAACTGCTAATAGCCGACGAGCCAACCACCGCTTTGGACGTGACCGTTCAGCTGAAAATCCTCGAATTGCTCAAGGAATTACAGGCCCGTTTGGGCATGGCGTTGTTACTGATCAGTCACGATTTGAACCTTGTGCGAAGAATTGCGCATCGCGTATGTGTCATGCAGCGCGGTTGCATCGTCGAACAGGCATCGTGCGAAGAGTTGTTCCGCGCGCCGCAGCATCCGTACACTCGGGAACTGCTGGCAGCGGAGCCCAGCGGCAAGCCGGCGACCAACGTTATTGGCCCGCCATTGCTGCAAGTCGAGGACCTGAAAGTCTGGTTCCCGATCAAGAAAGGCTTCTTGAAAACCACGGTGGATTACGTCAAAGCGGTCGACGGGATCAATTTCAGCCTGCCCCAGGGCCAGACCCTGGGGATTGTGGGAGAAAGCGGTTCCGGTAAATCGACACTCGGTTTGGCGATTTTGAGGTTGATCGGCAGCAAGGGCGGCATCCGTTTTGAAGGCAAGCAGCTAGACTGCCTGACGCAGAGCGAGGTTCGGCCGTTGCGCCGGGAGATGCAGGTGGTGTTCCAGGACCCGTTCGGCAGCCTGAGCCCACGGATGTGCGTGAGCCAGATCGTCGGCGAAGGCCTGCGAATCCACAAGATGGGCACCGAGGCGGAACAGGAACAAGCGATTATTGCGGCATTGAAGGAGGTAGGCCTGGACCCGGAAACCCGGAACCGCTACCCCCATGAATTTTCCGGCGGGCAACGGCAGAGAATCGCCATTGCCCGGGCATTAGTGCTAAAACCGGCGTTGATACTGTTGGACGAGCCGACTTCGGCCCTCGACCGGACAGTCCAGCGCCAAGTGGTGGAGCTTTTGCGTTCACTGCAAACCAAGTACAACCTGACGTATCTGTTTATCAGCCATGACCTGGCTGTCGTCAAAGCGCTGAGCCACCAGTTGATGGTGGTCAAGCATGGCCAAGTGGTCGAACAGGGAGACGCGCAAAGTATCTTTGCCGCCCCCCAACATCCGTATACACAGCAGTTGCTGGAAGCCGCTTTCCTGGCACCAGCCACTGCGCAATAACCTGAAAAGAGGAGCAACACATGGGTTTTCTCGCCGGTAAGCGCGTACTGATCGTCGGTGTCGCCAGCAAGCTGTCCATCGCATCCGGCATCGCTGCCGCCATGCATCGCGAGGGCGCTGAGCTTGCCTTCACTTATCAGAACGACAAACTCAAGGGTCGTGTCGAAGAATTCGCACAAGGCTGGGGCTCGAGCCCTGAGCTGTGCTTCCCGTGCGACGTGGCCAGCGATGAAGAAATCGCCAAGGTCTTCGAAGAACTGAGCAAGAAGTGGGATGGTTTGGACGTGATCGTTCACTCCGTCGGCTTCGCCCCGGGCGACCAACTGGACGGCGACTTCACCGAAGCCACCACCCGTGAAGGTTTCCGCATCGCTCACGACATCAGCGCCTACAGCTTCGTGGCCCTGGCCAAGGCTGGTCGCGAAATGATGAAAGGCCGCAATGGCAGCCTGCTGACCCTGTCGTACCTGGGCGCCGAGCGCACCATGCCGAACTACAACGTAATGGGCATGGCCAAGGCTTCCCTGGAAGCTGGCGTTCGTTACCTGGCCGGCTCCCTGGGCCCGGAAGGCACCCGCGTCAACGCTGTATCGGCTGGCCCGATCCGCACCCTCGCCGCTTCCGGCATCAAGAACTTCCGTAAGATGCTGGCCGCCAACGAAGCGCAAACCCCGCTGCGTCGCAACGTCACCATCGACGAAGTCGGCAACGCCGGCGCCTTCCTGTGCTCGGACCTGGCGTCCGGCATCAGCGGCGAAATCATGTACGTAGACGGTGGTTTCAACACGACCGCCATGGGCAACATCGAAGAGTGATCTTCGGTTAGCCAATAAAAAACCCGCCGAGTCAGGCGGGTTTTTTTATGCCTGCAATTTAAAGACTGACTCGATCCACTGTGGGAGCGGGCTTGCTCGCGAATGCGGTGTGTCAGTCGACATTTCTATCAACTGGAAGACCGCATTCGCGAGCAAGCCCGCTCCCACAGGGGGGTTATGTATTTTGCATGAGACACTGCGCAAACAGTTGCTGAATCGGCTGCATCCGCTGGCTATAACGCTGCAACAGCACAATCTCGCGATAGAAGGTCAATTCACCCAACCGAATCACCCTCACCTTTGCCCCATGCTCAACCCACAACCCCGCCTCCGGCAGCAGCGAAACCCCCAAGCCGCATTCGACCATTTTCACGATGGCCTCCAGCTCATCCAGTTCCAGCCCGACCTGCACGTCAATCTGTTGCTCGCGCAGAAACCGCGTCACCAACCGCCCGCCGAACGAATTGCGGTCGTAGCGCACCTGAGGATGCTCGGCGAGCAGTTGCAGCGGATCATCACCCTCCAGGTCCGCCGGCACGATCAGCACAAACGGTTCTTTGCGAATGACCTGTGCCGACAATTCCTTGGGCAGCTCGAACGGCGGCTTGATCAGGATCGCCAGGTCCACTTCGCCAGTATCCACCTGACTCAACAGGTTCAACGAAACACCTGGCACCAGTTTCGGCTCCAGCAGCGGCGCCTGCTGCCTCAAACGCAATAACGCCTGAGGCAACAACCCGGTCTGGACCGTGGCCACCGCGCCAATTTTCAGTTCGCCGCGATACTCACTGACGTCATCGCTGACCGCCATGCGCGCGAAGGTTTCCAGCATCTCCCGAGCCATCGGCAAGGCCCGCTGCCCCGCCGCGTTGAGCAGCGCCTGGCGCCCGGTGCGGTCGAATAGCCGAATGCCCAAGGCCTGTTCCAGATTACGGATCTGCGCACTGACTGCCGACTGCGTGAGGCCGATGTGCATGCCGGCCGCGGCGAACGTGCCGTAACGGGTCACGGCGATAAAGGTTTTCAGTTCCCGCAACATACGCACCGCCGTCGCCATTGATCGAAATATTTTGTGCTCGATGCAAAAATTATCGTCTTTTAATCAAAAAGCACAGAGCTAAACTCAGCTTCAACTTTCGACCGTTGAGGATTACCCAATGCCGCTCTCCCCTTTTCACTTGGCCATTCCGGTGTATGACCTGACAGCCGCACGCCGTTTCTATGGCGACGTGTTCGGTCTGGAAGAAGGCCGCTCCAGCGATCACTGGGTGGATTTCAACTTTTTCGGTCATCAGTTTGTCATTCACCTGGCGCCGAAAAACGCCTCTCAGGAAGCGGCCCACACCAATGCCGTGGACGGCCATAACGTGCCGGTGCCGCATTTCGGCGTGGTGCTGGGCATGGCGGAATGGGAAGCCTTGGCCGAACGGCTGAAATCCCTCGGCACGCAGTTCGTGATTGAACCCGGCATTCGTTTTCAGGGACTGGTGGGCGAGCAAGCGACGATGTTTCTGTTCGACCCGTGCGGCAATGCGCTGGAGTTCAAGGCGTTCAAGGACATCAATCAGTTGTTCGCCAAATGATCGGCCCTGGAATGGACGCCACCGCCCTCAGTGAAGCGGTGAACAACGGTGAAACCACAACCGCCGAGATTGCCGATACTTTTCTTGAGCGCATTCAAACTTTGGAACCGCAGATCCAGGCTTTCGTCTCGTTCAAACCGTTGCAGGTCCGCCTGCAAGCTGCACTTAAAAAATAAAGGCCTGTTGGCTGGCGTGCCGGTAGGCGTCAAAGACATCTTCGACAGCGAAGACCATCCCACGCAGTTCTTCTCGCCGATCTATGCCGACCATCAACCGTCCCGGGACGCCCATGCAGTGACGCTGCTGCGCGAGGCCGGCGCGTTGATCATGGGCAAGACCCACACCACCGAATTTGCCTACATGCACACCGGCCCGACCCGCAACCCGCATGATCTGGACCGCACGCCGGGCAGCTCAAGCGCCGGCTCCGCGGCCGGGATGGCGGCGGATTTCTTTGCCGTGGCGCTGGGTACCCAGACTGCCGGTTCGCTGCTCAAACCGGCCTCTTACTGCGGGTTGTTCGCCTTTAAGCCTTCGACAGGAGTGGTCTCGCTGGAAGGCGTGAAACCGCTGGCGCCGAGCTTCGACACCGTGGGCTGGTACGGTCGCTCGGTGCGGGATCTGCACCTCGTGGCACGCGTTCTGATTCCTGGCTTTGCCCTACCTGAAACCCCACAACGCCCGCTGAATTTGGGCTTCTACCGCACCGCGCGCTGGGATCAAGTCGACCCCGAGGTCGCCAGCGCTCTGGAACACGCCCTTGAGCATCTGCGCAACGCTGGCCATCAGATCAGCGAACTGCAATTGCCGGACGAATTTGCCGGTGTGTTCGATGATCATCAGCTAATCAACGATTGCGAGGGCGCCCGTTCGCTGGCGAAGGAATTTCAGCAGCACCGCGCGCTGTTAAGCCCCTCGATACTGGCGATGTTCGACCGAGCCGCAGCCACGACATGGGAACAGGAATCCGCAGCCAAGGCCCGGTTGGCAGCCCTTGCACCGCGTCTCAACGAGCGATGCCAGCCTTTCGACGCCATGCTCGGCCCTTGCTGCGGGATGGTTGCGCCGCTGGCCGTGGACAGCACCGAAAACACCGGGCCATCGGACTTCATCAAGTTCTGGGGGGCGTTCGGCTGGCCACAGGTGAACATCCCACTGGCGCGCGCCGAGGGACTGCTGCCAATCGGGTTGCAGATGATCGGCCGGTTCAGAAACGACGGTTTGTTATTACGAACGGCGGAACGGGTGGCTGCCGAACTGTTCACTGAAAGCCGCCAATAGCCTCTCAGCCGTCTGGTCAAGCGATGGATGACACTCGATCTGGCCGATACTGAAGCGAATGGCATAGCCGCGGTGCACCGTGGCGTTGCGCTCGTCGAGCATCTCTTCGAGCCGCGCCCGGATGGCCTCGATCTCCACTCCATTGGCACCAGTCAGCAGCGCCGCGAACTCGTCGCTGCCCATACGGCCAATCACATCACT is a window of Pseudomonas sp. 10S4 DNA encoding:
- a CDS encoding ABC transporter permease — its product is MNLSPLNRRRFELFKANKRGWWSLWLFLILFGASLGAELIANDKPLVVHYDNSWYFPALKRYPETTFGGEFPLEANYKSPYIRELLKAKDAWILWAPIPYSYQSINYDLKVPAPAPPSADNLLGTDDQGRDVLARVIYGFRISVLFALTLTILSSIIGVIAGALQGFYGGWVDLAGQRFLEIWSGLPVLYLLIILASFVQPNFWWLLGIMLLFSWMSLVDVVRAEFLRGRNLEYVRAARALGMQNGGIMFRHILPNAMVSTMTFMPFILTGAIGTLTALDFLGFGLPAGSPSLGELVAQGKSNLQAPWLGMSAFAVLALMLSLLVFIGESARDAFDPRK
- a CDS encoding microcin C ABC transporter permease YejB; amino-acid sequence: MLAYIFRRLLLIIPTLFGILLINFLIIQAAPGGPVEQMIAKLEGFEGATSRIAGGGAEVSVAGSAYRGAQGLDPALVKEIEHMYGFDKSAPERLWIMVKNYATLDFGDSFFRDAKVIDLIKEKMPVSISLGLWSTLIMYLVSIPLGIAKATRHGSHFDVWTSSAIIVGYAIPAFLFAILLIVVFAGGSYFDWFPLRGLTSNNFAELSMGGKILDYFWHLALPVTALVIGNFATMTLLTKNSFLDEINKQYVVTAKAKGLTNHRVLYGHVFRNAMLLVIAGFPSAFIGIFFTGSLLVEVIFSLDGLGLMSFEAAINRDYPVVFGTLFIFTLLGLVVKLIGDLTYTLVDPRIDFEHREH
- a CDS encoding ABC transporter ATP-binding protein, yielding MNQDNLIEVRDLAVEFVVGERVQRVVEGVSFDIKRGETLALVGESGSGKSVTAHSILRLLPYPLARHPSGTIEYSGQDLLSLKEKTIRHIRGNRIAMIFQEPMTSLNPLHSIEKQINEVLGIHKGLTGKVATKRTLELLEMVGIPEPHKRLKALPHELSGGQRQRVMIAMALANEPELLIADEPTTALDVTVQLKILELLKELQARLGMALLLISHDLNLVRRIAHRVCVMQRGCIVEQASCEELFRAPQHPYTRELLAAEPSGKPATNVIGPPLLQVEDLKVWFPIKKGFLKTTVDYVKAVDGINFSLPQGQTLGIVGESGSGKSTLGLAILRLIGSKGGIRFEGKQLDCLTQSEVRPLRREMQVVFQDPFGSLSPRMCVSQIVGEGLRIHKMGTEAEQEQAIIAALKEVGLDPETRNRYPHEFSGGQRQRIAIARALVLKPALILLDEPTSALDRTVQRQVVELLRSLQTKYNLTYLFISHDLAVVKALSHQLMVVKHGQVVEQGDAQSIFAAPQHPYTQQLLEAAFLAPATAQ
- a CDS encoding extracellular solute-binding protein translates to MNPVRALLLQASGLLFAGLACAAPQHALTLYNEPPKYPADFKHFDYVNPDAPKGGIFRQAGFGGFDSLNPFISKGVPADDIGMIYDTLAKQGLDEPFTEYGLIAGKIEKAPDNSWVRFYLRPEARFHDGHPVRAEDVVFSFETLIKDGAPLYRGYYSDVAEVVAEDPLTVLFKFKHNNNRELPLILGQLPVLPKHWWATRDFNKGNLEIPLGSGPYKVSEVKAGRSVRYERVKDYWGKDLPVNRGFYNFDVMTSDYYRDNTVALEALKAGQFDYWLEMTAKNWANAYNIPAVTEGRLIKEQIPNGNPTGMQGFVFNLRRPVFQDIRVRQALTLLLDFEWTNKQLFNGAYARTRSFFENSEMAATGLPDADQLAILDPFRSKLPAEVFSEAFQNPTTDASGMIRTQQRKAYQLLQEAGWRIVDDKMVDATGKPVSIEFLLAQTEFERVLLPFKRNLSDLGIDLVIRRVDVSQYINRVRSRDFDMIVGSFPQSSSPGNEQREFWMSAAADKPGSRNSMGLKDPVVDQLVEELINADSRKSLVAHARALDRVLQWGYYVIPNWHIKTWRVAYWNHIGHPKISPKYDVGIATWWVKPDAKPAVEVETKLQADPAGTE
- a CDS encoding VOC family protein; amino-acid sequence: MPLSPFHLAIPVYDLTAARRFYGDVFGLEEGRSSDHWVDFNFFGHQFVIHLAPKNASQEAAHTNAVDGHNVPVPHFGVVLGMAEWEALAERLKSLGTQFVIEPGIRFQGLVGEQATMFLFDPCGNALEFKAFKDINQLFAK
- a CDS encoding LysR family transcriptional regulator, which produces MLRELKTFIAVTRYGTFAAAGMHIGLTQSAVSAQIRNLEQALGIRLFDRTGRQALLNAAGQRALPMAREMLETFARMAVSDDVSEYRGELKIGAVATVQTGLLPQALLRLRQQAPLLEPKLVPGVSLNLLSQVDTGEVDLAILIKPPFELPKELSAQVIRKEPFVLIVPADLEGDDPLQLLAEHPQVRYDRNSFGGRLVTRFLREQQIDVQVGLELDELEAIVKMVECGLGVSLLPEAGLWVEHGAKVRVIRLGELTFYREIVLLQRYSQRMQPIQQLFAQCLMQNT
- the fabI gene encoding enoyl-ACP reductase FabI codes for the protein MGFLAGKRVLIVGVASKLSIASGIAAAMHREGAELAFTYQNDKLKGRVEEFAQGWGSSPELCFPCDVASDEEIAKVFEELSKKWDGLDVIVHSVGFAPGDQLDGDFTEATTREGFRIAHDISAYSFVALAKAGREMMKGRNGSLLTLSYLGAERTMPNYNVMGMAKASLEAGVRYLAGSLGPEGTRVNAVSAGPIRTLAASGIKNFRKMLAANEAQTPLRRNVTIDEVGNAGAFLCSDLASGISGEIMYVDGGFNTTAMGNIEE